A stretch of DNA from Candidatus Nanopelagicales bacterium:
CGGAAGCGGACTGAACAAGAGCAGATCGTCGAACTTCGTGAATGTCTTGGGACCCTTCCTGATGGCGGTCCCAAGCCAGGTGAACGGATACAGACCGGTCACCAAGTAGACGACCATCGGTGCCAATCCGACTCGCACGCCTCCGAATATGTAAGTGAAGACGAACCACATCATCACGGCGAAGAGGAACGGTTCTGCCAGCGTCCAAAGGATTCCGAGCCGGAAGCGATCGTACGAAGACTTGATGTCCTGCCGCGTGAGAAGAGCTAGCGTTCTGCGGTGGGTCACGATGCTACGCACCGTGTGCGACAGGGAATCCCTGCCGCCGCGACGCCTCTTGCGCCCCTCTCCGGCAGCCGGGGGACGTTGACTGGACTCGATAGGTCCAGCTGCTGTCGGCATTGCTAGTGCGCCCTGGCCGACGTCAGTCCATCGCTGCGGGATCTCCGCTCCTGGCGAAGCTCATCGAGCTTGTCCCTGGTCCGCATGATTTCAATGCAGGCGTCAACCCAACGGCGCAGTTGTTGCCCAGGGGCCGTGTCCCCGAAGTAGTGAGCGGCCCACGGTGCCATCCGCTCCTGGTAATCGGTGCCGACGAGCATCTCGTCGAGGATCGCCGGAAGTCGATCGGCGTCGGCGGGCTTCAGCAGGTCCATGCTCTCAAGGAATCCGCCCATCCCTTGTGCCTCCGGTTCCACTGGCTCAGTGATGACCATTGGCTTCAGTGTGGCCAACCAATCGACCGCTACAGCGGAGATGTCGCTAATGCACGCGTCCGCGACCCCGAACTGCCAGTCCAGGTGCGGCGTCATGTCCCAGATGTGTCCAGCGCCCGGGTCAGCTTTGTTGGCGGCCTGAAGCAACTTGCGTGAGCGGGCGATCGCCGCCCTGTACTCGGGCTGGTCCACGCCGCTGCGGGGATGAACCCGGACGATGAGACGGTAGCGATCGCTCGCCGTTAGCGCGCGCAGTATCCGTTCTCCGTGAGTGGCCAGCGAGCCATACCGCATGCTGCGACGATCTCCCTCCCACGTCGGTGCGTAGAAGATGATCTTCCGGTCGTCGCTTCGGACGAAGATTGGAGGCGGCTGGATACAGTCCAGCTGTGGGCGGCCGATCTGCCGCGTTCGCTCTTGCACGTCGTAGTGGAGGAAGGCCTTGCCGAGCCGCCGCGCAGCCGCCTCGCCAGCGATGAACGCGAAGTCGAACGCGTTGTGAACGCCGGAAACCATGTAGCTCTTGTCGCTCTCCCCGTGACAGATCGACACGTGCACAGCGTCAGCGAACCGAAGCATGCTCATGTTCCGGTTGTTGTTGTTCACGTATAGGAACATCTTCACGTTGTTGTCGGCGACGAATAGCTCAACGTCCTCGATCGCGGGGAGATACTCGACATCGACTGGACACTCGCTCCCGATCGCGGCGGCGGCCGTCACCTGGCGGGTCAGAACGACGGTCCTGACGTGGCGGTCCAGTTCCCGCAGCGGGCCGTACCACTGACGGACCTGATACAGATTGGTCACGTTGTCGGGGAAGTACAAGATGACTTCGTAAGGCCCGGGCTTCCTCGGCGTGGCGGGAATAGCCGCCCACTCTCTTTCCGCCGCGATTCTGTCGCGTTCCGCGCGAGCCGCACCACGGATTCTGGACAAGCTCCTTCGCACATTCACAGCCAGAGTGTAATCGTGCGGCACGCCGAGCCCAAAGACACGCCGCGCCTACGATCCGTCGCTGTGCAGGGTCGCACGGGCCCGTCGCTTGGCCCGCGCGAACAATCCCAAGTCGGGAGCAGTGGACGTCGCGACACTCTTCTTGCGCGACTTCGCCGGGAATCCCACGGCCAGGAGCCCCTTGACAGCGATAGTCGCAGCTTCGATCGGAACATCGGTGGGTGTCGTCGCCTCAGCCGAGGCAGTGTCGTCGGCGATCTGAGCGCCGCCGTCACGCAATGTGGCCGTGCTCCCGACAACGTGTACGTCCATCGCGTCGATCTTGTCCGCGAACTCCTCATCGCGCTCGTGAGCCTTCTTGCGCGCCCATTCCGGTGTCGCGATGCCCGGCTCTTGAGCGCCGGGGACCCGGTCCTCAACCATTGACCGCGTCAGCCCTTGCCTGATCTGCCGGTAGTAGGTGGGCCAATCAAGGTCATCGACGACGGACTCGTTCAGCTGGCGGATGAACTCAGCCTCAGGAGCCGTCATCGATCTATTCCCCGAAGCGGTCCCGTCGGCGGCCAGGAAGTCGTCGGGCAGGTCGAGGAGTTGAGCGAAGGCCCTTGGTACGGCGAGGCGGTCCCCCTCCCGGACGATAATCACGTGAACTCCCTGCGGCCCAACGACCTGCGCCCAACGTGAAACCTGGTCAGCATGATCATGCCGCTTCCAGAACCGGGCCACCGCTCGGCGCCTCGGCTCGGCGAACACCAGCTCCAGCCAGTCCTCAAAGCGACTACGGGCTCCCGACTTGACCGTCTGTTGCCAAACGGAAGGCAGAATCGATGCCAGAGACCTCAGCGAGATAACGACTTCGACCCGACCGGGTCCGCCTAACTCGTCGACCAATTCGCGAGCCACCTCAGCGTCTATGTCATCAAGAAGCTCGCTGCTGATGATTGTCCGGCCTTCGGGGAAAGACGTGGCCTCCTTCTTGAGCTTGTCCCAGTAGACGCGCTCGTAGGTGAAAGCCCCCTTCTTCCTCCAGCCAAACGGCCGCTCCAGGAACGCGAGCATGCTTCGGTGGTGATACTTCCCGTTGCCCGGATACAGCACTCCACGGTCACGCAGGTCTGACCGTTTGTGCGCCAGGGTCGTCTGCAGAGCAGTTGTGCCCGTCTTGTGCACCCCAACATGCAGAAGCACGCATCCTGCGGGGACGGGCTCCAGCCGCGCACTGTCCTCACGGAAGGATTCTGAAGTCACCGGCCCAGCGTAGTCATGCCGCCCTGAGACATCATCTGACACGTCGCCTAGATCAGCCGGGGAGTCAGCAAGTGGGTACTCTCCACGCGTGAGCGTTTCCGGATCCGAGTCGGACGCGCCCGCGCCCGTGTTGAAACCGGGCGACGGGTCCGTCCTTTTGCACATCGGAGTGCCCAAGACGGGGACCACGGCGCTGCAAGCAGCCCTGGCCGCATCGAGACCGGAGCTTGAGTCCCTCGGTGTCCTGTACCCAGGTGCCAAGCAGTCCCACCACGCCGCAGTGCGCGCGGCCCTGCGGGAACCATGGGGCTGGGGGGCGCAACCGGAGCAGGTCGATCCCGCACCGTGGCATGAACTCGTTTCCGAGGTAGCGAACTCGCCCGATCGCGTTGTCATCAGCAGCGAATTCCTGACCGTGGCCAGCGGCGAAAAGGCCGAGTCCGTGATCCGTGGAATGGGCGACCGCCGCACAGTCGTGGTCATCACGCTGCGCCCACTGGCCGCACTCACGCCGAGCAGCTACCAGCAGTTCCTCAAGTACGGCCACCGGCTCACCTACGAGGAGTGGCTCCACACGGTTCTGCCCTATGAGGGCGATCCACAAGAACAGCCGTACTGGATGCGGGGCGACTACGCGGCACTCGTAGACAGATGGACACGGCTCGTCGGCCCGGAGAACCTAGTCGTCATCGTGCTCGATCCAGCCGACCGCGAGAGTCTCTTCCGTGATGTGGCTCGGTTGCTGTCCATCCCGGCTTCAACGCTGCTCGCCAACCGCCAGGTCATAGCGAACCGCTCCATGACCGCTGCGGAGTCGGCTCTACTGCTGAAGCTGAACCTGGCCTTCCGGGGCCCGAGGGACTGGGCCTGGTACGAACGCTATGTCCGCCGCGGACTTGTCCGCGCACTAGTCGAGCAACGCGATCCGGCGCCGGACGAACCGATGCTGGTAACCCCGGTGTGGGCACAGGAGGAACTCCTCCGGGTGGCGCTGGACTCAATCGTGCGGATCCGCGAGTCGGGAGTCTGCGTGCTCGGCGATCTGAACTCCCTCGCGACGCCCGTGGACCGCGACGTGGTCGCGTTGGATCACGCGAGCCCGACCCTGCCGCTGGAAGCCTGCGAGATCGCTGTTCGCGGCATGGCGGAGCGGATCCCCGCTGTGCGCGGTCGGTCTGGGAGTACGAAGAAGCCGACGTTCCGCACCCGAGCCTCCCACCGGCTGCGCAGAGCTAAGAAACAGTGGAAGGCTCGCGCGGCGCAACGCGGGTCCGGCCCATCCGTCTGAGGTAGCGTCAACTACGCGGAGGTGATCGAGTGGCGGGGCAGGCAGTGATCCTGGCGGCCGGAATGGGCACCCGGCTCGGGCGACCATTCCCCAAGCCGTTGACGCCGCTGGAAGACGGCCGGTCGATCATGCAGCAACAGATCGAGAACCTCGGCTCGGCGCTGCCCGACCACCAGATCGTGATCGTCGTCGGCTTCAAGTGCGAACTGATCATGGAGCGCTTCCCTGACGTGCTCTACGTCTACAACGAGATGTTCGACCAGACCAACACGTCGAAGAGCCTGCTCAAGGCACTGCGGGTCTCAGGTTCGGCAGGCGTGCTGTGGATGAATGGCGATGTTGTCTTCGATCCGCGCATCCTGACGCGGATCGATCCGCTGATGCGGGATGACCGAAGCTTCGTGTGCGTCAACACCGCAACCGTCGGCGAGGAGGAAGTCAAGTACTCGGTGGATGAAGCCGGATTCGTCCTTGAGCTGTCCAAGACTGTGGCCAGCCCCCTGGGGGAGGCCGTCGGCATCAACTTCGTGGCCGCGCATGACAAGGACCTGCTCATTACCCACCTGGCGGACGTCGAGGATCAGGACTACTTCGAGCGGGGAATCGAAGTAGCCATCGAGAAAGAGGACCTGCGCGTCCTTCCTGTGGACATCACGGACCTGTTCGCGGTGGAGGTCGACTTCGAGGCCGATCTCGAACGAGCCAACCGATCGATCCGTTGAGTGCCGGGCCCGCGCAGGTGCCGGTCCTGACGAGATTGGCCCGGCGCGTTGGACTGATACCCAAACCAGAGCCAGCGCCTCCGCCTCCACCGCCCCCGGAGCGCCGCGCCCGGGCACTCCCCCATGAGCTTTCCCTGGAACACCGCGAGCGCGTCATCTCGCTTCTGAGCGAATGGGGGGTAGCGACGTTCCCGGTCGCGGGGTTCCAGCCCACACGCGTGCGAGTAGGAGTAATCGCCTCCTCCGAGCTGTGGCGCCTGTTCGCCGAAACTGAGCTGGGCGACGGGACATGGTGGATCCGTCAGGACCGGAGAGCCTGCCGCATAGGTGGGCCCGCGTGGTTCGACCGCCTTGAGCCGCAGCGGGTCATGCAGGTGTACCGGATGGTCGAGCACGTCTCGGGCGGCAGGCCTATCGCCGAGGCCGGGGCAGTCGAGGTGAACCTGTGGAGGCCCGACCCGATGGGGGGCATCTCGACGGATTCGAGCAACCCCGTAACCATGTGGCTCCCCGAGGGGGTGGCAGTTGGCTGTCTTGACGCGCCAGTGCCAAGATCTGATCAGACTGCCGATCCGGTGGATGTCGTGATCACGTGGGTCACGGATGCTGACGAGACGTGGCGGGCTGACTTCCAGCGGATCGCCGAGGAGTCGACGGGCGACCCGGGACTTCTGCCGTTCGCGCTGACCCCAGGGCGCTTCCGCGACTCCGGCGAGCTGCGCTACGCCTTGCGGGGCATCGAAGCGAACCTCCCCTGGGTGCGGATGATCCATGTCGTTTCCGGGAACCGCCGTCCTGAGTGGCTGGCCGACCATCCGAAGATCAGGTTCGTCCATCACAGCGAGATCCTGCCGACGGCAGCGCTCCCCACGTTCAACAGCCACGCCATCGAGGCGGCACTGCATCGCATCCCGGGCCTCGCCGAGCAGTTCGTGTACTTCAATGACGACGTGTTCGCGTGCAACCCACTGGGCACGGACCGGTTCTTCGGGCCCACTGGTCATCCGGTGATCTACCTGTCACGCAAGCCGATCGGCCTCCCCGGGCACCCGCTGGACACAGCCCCGGCCATGGCTGCCGACAACGCACGGAGGATTCTGCGGTCCTGGTACGGGCGCGAGATCGACCGGACTCTGCTGCACGTGGCTCACGCCATGCGCCGCTCCTACCTGGATGACTTGTGGCGCCGCGCCCCGGAGGAACTCGGTCGAACAGAGCACGCGCGAGTTCGGCGGAACACCGACATACCCCCGATCCTGCTGCACCACTGGGACTCTCTGCTGCGAGGGGCCGCTGCCCCATCGAAGGCGACGTGCCGGGTAATCGACGTAGGGGACCCATCGTCGGCTCGGGCTTTGGCTGACCTGAGGTCCGCGAAATACATGACAGATTTCGTGACCCTGAACCAGCGCGACGACGCCCGTGCTGAGGATGTCGCACAGTTGGTGAGCGCCATGGAGTGGATCCACCCTTTCCCGAGCTCGTTCGAGGCTGATTCGGGCGCGTGAACT
This window harbors:
- a CDS encoding CDP-glycerol glycerophosphotransferase family protein; this translates as MNVRRSLSRIRGAARAERDRIAAEREWAAIPATPRKPGPYEVILYFPDNVTNLYQVRQWYGPLRELDRHVRTVVLTRQVTAAAAIGSECPVDVEYLPAIEDVELFVADNNVKMFLYVNNNNRNMSMLRFADAVHVSICHGESDKSYMVSGVHNAFDFAFIAGEAAARRLGKAFLHYDVQERTRQIGRPQLDCIQPPPIFVRSDDRKIIFYAPTWEGDRRSMRYGSLATHGERILRALTASDRYRLIVRVHPRSGVDQPEYRAAIARSRKLLQAANKADPGAGHIWDMTPHLDWQFGVADACISDISAVAVDWLATLKPMVITEPVEPEAQGMGGFLESMDLLKPADADRLPAILDEMLVGTDYQERMAPWAAHYFGDTAPGQQLRRWVDACIEIMRTRDKLDELRQERRSRSDGLTSARAH
- a CDS encoding phosphocholine cytidylyltransferase family protein: MAGQAVILAAGMGTRLGRPFPKPLTPLEDGRSIMQQQIENLGSALPDHQIVIVVGFKCELIMERFPDVLYVYNEMFDQTNTSKSLLKALRVSGSAGVLWMNGDVVFDPRILTRIDPLMRDDRSFVCVNTATVGEEEVKYSVDEAGFVLELSKTVASPLGEAVGINFVAAHDKDLLITHLADVEDQDYFERGIEVAIEKEDLRVLPVDITDLFAVEVDFEADLERANRSIR
- a CDS encoding stealth conserved region 3 domain-containing protein, which encodes MPVLTRLARRVGLIPKPEPAPPPPPPPERRARALPHELSLEHRERVISLLSEWGVATFPVAGFQPTRVRVGVIASSELWRLFAETELGDGTWWIRQDRRACRIGGPAWFDRLEPQRVMQVYRMVEHVSGGRPIAEAGAVEVNLWRPDPMGGISTDSSNPVTMWLPEGVAVGCLDAPVPRSDQTADPVDVVITWVTDADETWRADFQRIAEESTGDPGLLPFALTPGRFRDSGELRYALRGIEANLPWVRMIHVVSGNRRPEWLADHPKIRFVHHSEILPTAALPTFNSHAIEAALHRIPGLAEQFVYFNDDVFACNPLGTDRFFGPTGHPVIYLSRKPIGLPGHPLDTAPAMAADNARRILRSWYGREIDRTLLHVAHAMRRSYLDDLWRRAPEELGRTEHARVRRNTDIPPILLHHWDSLLRGAAAPSKATCRVIDVGDPSSARALADLRSAKYMTDFVTLNQRDDARAEDVAQLVSAMEWIHPFPSSFEADSGA